A genome region from Gigantopelta aegis isolate Gae_Host chromosome 3, Gae_host_genome, whole genome shotgun sequence includes the following:
- the LOC121367845 gene encoding tetratricopeptide repeat protein 28-like, whose amino-acid sequence MMDVPLRGRRAEKVITQSEASVSRASPSNQAVFLQKVRESNEAVNNGDFRRAVQLYSEAIELDPSNHILYTNRSAAYLKLGQCQKSVDDARRAKELNPKWVKAYLREGVALQHLGQHGDALAAFASGLAQDPNNAPLLSGLVDAALYSPLKEKLQATFIQLERLRLNRSPFVIISVIGQELLGAGHFSASVLMLESALKIGTCSLKLRGSVFSALSSAYWGLGNIDKAIHHMQQDLTVAKSLGDQDGECRAYGNLGSAYFSKGNYKEALTYNRYQLILSMKSKDRETAASALSSLGHVYTAIGDYPNALNSHKQCVLLRKQSGDKLAEAREIGNVGAVYLAMGNFDNAVECHQEHLKNAKKANNPVEEARAFSNLGSAYHYKRDYDRAMMFHKQVLKIAEQKTDKTLEARAYAGLGHAARCAGDNIGAKVFHEKQLDNALQTRDRVAEARACANLGIIFHQLQEYEAALKLHKTNLRIATFLGDKASQGRAYGNIGNAHSALGQYEEAVKYHNKELAIASEVNDHHSKGSTHGNVAVAYQALGMYEHALQNYLAHLNIARELKDTASEARALCNLGNFHCARREYSSAISFYEQNLILCQELHDVEGESKACFNLGYVHYTVENYAEAVRYYEQDLSLARERKDRLALARAYCNLGLAHKSLKNFSDSLECQKKCLGLMDALKNTPGKFRALGNIGDIMLKTGTPDEAIAIYTQQLQLAKQCKDQDLIATAYGALGIAHRIIEQYDKALGYHTQELNIRQETNDLKGECRAHGNIGNVHMSLANYMNAYKCYEEQLERSRELHDSGLEAQACGNLGITKMNMGQHEEAIGLFEQQLAMLEQLYGSATMKDKGKAFGNLGDCYEALGDYEEAVKCHEQFLTLAQQSGNLSEQDRAYRGLGNAHRAIGNLQQALVCFEKRLVVAHELNSSAAKASAYGELGCLHSLLGNFEQAISCLEHQLSIAQEMEDQQCEGDAACGLGGVYQQMGEYEMALKYHQMDLQIAEATESTACQCRAYGNLGLSHESLGNYEDAVKYQEQHLSIAAQMNDRVAKTLAYSSLGRVHHALGHHTQAVQYLQQGLQIAEQLGRREDEAKIRHRLGLSLWGAGNLSECQHQLYKAADLFEMIRRETQCSNDYKLSLFDLQTACYQALQRVLVALNQQEEALVVAERACTRAFIDLLLERQAGSAGLFNGTTMDLSPITIEQITNTVKQRNAFVLSFSIAAGFLYSWLLSPQDGVIKFHAISLSELESDHEHSDTVSMLSFSNTSILDHCIGQVRETIGVESHVTGNSASINRSHQRARLNGNLSESDGESDDVFQLQLEELGDRLNAENDRTGFLRMVNRGHAFNSSTYSLNSLFSLGGSSLGGPGGSVRRGNVKGGTTTSSSSGGKSPLTVLYQYLIGPMEETLRTMTDNQENVDSPGPVDLVLVLQGDLFLIPFMMLKEKQDQEYLFERFNLIIVPSINAIQNSHKTDKHGRPVIGSSGALVVGNPKLTPSICQHWHLGEISGAEFEAGIVGEILSCRPLIGAEATKGSVLHQIEQVEVIHFAAHISWKLSSIVLSPSESVTSSGHFSTIDSDDAGSDISSFDGPALSEYLLTAADILNLKLNAKLVVLNSAYTDDRAGRVNTDGVIGLTRSLLSAGAQCVLFSLWPVPDQATKMLMRSMYLSLEEGQRVTQALSKAIKTVQCTHQFSHPSNWGGWVLVGSDIKLSSKLAQMGHAICEILQSPTQCREAMRVLLHLIEKSLQRIHQGTKNSMYTTYQSIENKVGGVSGWKDLLQAVGFRFEPSANGLPPAVFFPMTDPADRLTQASNSLQALLGLPPISVTALSKFITNFDVGEALIVVMRVILSKLSAKETGIDVLVNVQLWRAPGCHEFLASLGLDLVDVGQDNVTLRLSKQAVRRHLQFALLALAAVFDAMEAPRSHSLNTSSSMESLSSSSQSSSMSTSTFSSPPPQSPRGKKSLFNPAEMEKMKHTRSHLMNKGGLVGRQSHSSPSSRSQQLDPSLQLSLQSAIRNMYPLSGEPRLFQFDSLNTTDDMSDTPSSSPCFTDTPDTPSPVSHNRLGTGLFRNDRENRYHNGKTVSLGTYVSNSKTGAEKSERKDDDDHDDVSDVRIRKVFEQTSHNHLSDQRNGQMNSPHDSDQIDGGSSNCRKLTESESLENQSTLSNTSENKTSISKTSEIRKQFENMTRFSGQCVSVKRVSSIKEDNSRQCIGNTVSDDCEQTAFNKNWQLRKKLMSQSDHEETVNGPQQTNQHSSEEQGFDQESAKNSPRWTDKDVSGRRKLSNQSDHDSCLNGSQWSEHTEGHGPSILSPEELAKKVMADVPNVREVVEQMQHMSFVQSQQSSMQIRRAGGVARSDSQHESLKQCASHSEVTLPNTLYSSRNQLMTSSSPGHLSDSAGSYGESTNVDYSSGGQSHRRVTPPSRSNSVSHSETAHTDFSSGGQNHRRITPPSRSSSITHSETGYTDFNSNGESHRKITPPSRSSSTAHSETGYTDFNSNGESHRKITPPSRSSSASLSESSYPDFGAGGQYRRKVMPPSKGGSVSKGEMSHLDPNSSAEIHRKVTPPSNKMFPNVGPVKNEMIVNSVTQSPVHGPNKSDLVNNVTHSSNGQSCENSISSDNSEGADSNLQSSVSSGYHSERNCHNDIVTNSSKPDRNVYTQDFVNRTPANAYSSSALSFSSFRPYQPAAPLVKTNALSRPDSTTSTSSQYSTSSSSRSVIYRPIQEEPGSGITTNHIPCWNMKQSGSNSGSDPGRLRPSKHVVALKKNKKKVSFSDSDAGDSSNTSFDTNSREASPQNYSFDSAINSVPGNDSSLEYHSLGRSYDHKHSTFQQNHSDQNSHSAKQSSEHSTGLFHRGDKSPKDGSAVTSFPMKQFYFDKDKKNAGKSHVLQSSKC is encoded by the exons gCCTATCTGCGGGAAGGTGTTGCGCTCCAACATTTGGGTCAGCATGGCGATGCCCTGGCTGCATTCGCCAGTGGACTGGCCCAAGACCCGAACAATGCTCCTCTGCTGTCTGGACTTGTCGACGCAGCTCTCTATTCCCCACTTAAAG AGAAACTACAGGCCACCTTCATTCAGTTGGAGAGATTGCGGCTGAATCGCAGTCCATTTGTAATCATCTCAGTGATTGGTCAAGAGTTGCTAGGAGCTGGACACTTCAGTGCCTCAGTGCTTATGCTAGAGTCTGCCCTGAAGATTGGAACATGCAGTCTGAAGCTTCGGGGGTCGGTGTTTTCAGCACTGAGCAGTGCCTACTGGGGCCTGGGAAATATCGACAAAGCCATCCACCATATGCAGCAAGACCTCACTGTGGCTAAATCTCTTG GTGATCAAGATGGTGAATGCCGTGCCTATGGCAACCTGGGATCAGCCTACTTCTCCAAGGGTAACTACAAAGAGGCCTTGACCTACAACCGCTACCAGCTGATACTCTCCATGAAGTCCAAAGATCGTGAAACTGCTGCGTCTGCCCTCAGTAGTCTGGGTCATGTCTACACGGCTATCGGGGACTACCCCAATGCTTTGAACAGCCACAAACAGTGTGTCTTGCTGAGGAAGCAGAGTGGAGACAAGCTGGCCGAAGCCCGGGAGATCGGCAATGTCGGGGCCGTGTACTTGGCTATGGGAAACTTCGACAATGCTGTCGAGTGTCACCAGGAACATTTGAAGAACGCCAAGAAAGCTAACAACCCGGTAGAGGAGGCTCGAGCTTTCAGCAATCTAGGAAGTGCTTACCATTATAAAAGAGATTACGATCGTGCAATGATGTTTCACAAGCAGGTGTTAAAGATCGCGGAGCAGAAGACTGACAAGACTCTGGAAGCAAGGGCGTATGCTGGGTTAGGGCACGCCGCGCGGTGTGCTGGTGATAACATTGGTGCCAAAGTGTTTCACGAGAAGCAGCTGGACAACGCCTTGCAGACTCGTGATCGCGTGGCGGAGGCCAGAGCGTGTGCCAACTTGGGGATTATATTCCACCAGCTTCAAGAGTACGAAGCAGCGCTGAAACTCCACAAGACTAATTTACGTATTGCCACTTTTCTAGGGGATAAAGCAAGTCAGGGACGTGCTTACGGGAACATTGGCAATGCTCATAGTGCTCTAGGTCAGTACGAAGAGGCCGTGAAATACCACAATAAAGAGCTGGCCATAGCCTCTGAGGTAAACGATCATCATTCTAAAGGGTCTACTCACGGTAATGTGGCCGTGGCGTACCAGGCTCTGGGCATGTACGAGCATGCCTTACAGAATTACTTGGCCCACCTGAACATTGCTCGTGAACTCAAGGATACAGCGAGTGAAGCACGAGCCTTGTGTAATCTTGGAAACTTCCACTGTGCTAGAAGAGAGTACTCCAGTGCAATTTCGTTCTATGAGCAGAATTTGATTCTCTGTCAGGAGCTGCATGATGTGGAGGGTGAAAGCAAAGCTTGCTTCAATTTGGGTTATGTTCATTACACAGTGGAAAACTATGCCGAGGCTGTCCGTTACTATGAACAGGACTTGTCTTTGGCTCGAGAACGCAAGGACAGACTGGCTCTAGCCAGGGCTTATTGCAACCTCGGTTTGGCCCACAAGTCTCTCAAGAACTTCAGTGATTCACTGGAATGTCAGAAAAAGTGCCTTGGTTTAATGGATGCTTTAAAAAATACTCCAGGAAAGTTCCGAGCTCTTGGTAACATTGGCGACATAATGCTGAAGACTGGGACTCCAGATGAAGCTATAGCGATCTACACACAACAGCTTCAGCTGGCCAAGCAGTGCAAGGATCAGGACTTGATAGCAACGGCTTATGGGGCTCTGGGCATAGCACATCGGATCATAGAGCAGTATGACAAGGCACTGGGTTACCACACTCAGGAGTTGAACATCAGACAAGAAACAAATGATCTGAAAGGTGAATGCCGAGCCCATGGCAACATAGGAAATGTTCACATGTCTCTGGCTAATTACATGAATGCTTACAAGTGCTATGAGGAGCAGCTGGAAAGAAGCCGTGAGCTCCATGACAGTGGATTAGAGGCTCAAGCCTGTGGTAATCTTGGCATCACTAAAATGAACATGGGACAGCATGAGGAGGCCATAGGCCTGTTCGAGCAGCAGCTGGCCATGCTGGAGCAACTGTATGGAAGTGCTACCATGAAAGACAAAGGGAAAGCATTCGGTAACCTTGGTGATTGTTACGAAGCTTTGGGTGACTACGAGGAAGCTGTGAAATGCCACGAACAATTTCTGACCCTGGCACAACAGTCTGGGAATCTTTCTGAACAGGACCGGGCATACCGTGGTCTTGGTAATGCACACCGAGCAATTGGAAACCTCCAACAGGCTCTGGTGTGCTTTGAAAAGAGGCTGGTTGTTGCTCATGAGCTGAACTCTTCTGCTGCCAAAGCATCAGCTTACGGTGAACTCGGCTGTTTGCATAGTCTCCTTGGTAACTTTGAGCAAGCAATCTCATGCCTGGAGCATCAGCTGTCTATCGCCCAGGAGATGGAGGATCAGCAGTGTGAGGGTGATGCTGCCTGTGGACTGGGAGGAGTGTACCAACAGATGGGAGAGTATGAGATGGCTCTCAAATACCATCAGATGGATCTGCAGATTGCAGAAGCAACAGAAAGCACAGCTTGCCAGT GTCGTGCCTACGGTAACCTTGGCCTGTCTCACGAGTCGCTGGGCAACTACGAAGATGCGGTGAAATACCAGGAGCAGCACCTCAGCATTGCCGCCCAGATGAACGACCGTGTTGCCAAGACCCTGGCGTACAGCAGTCTCG GCCGTGTTCACCATGCTCTGGGTCACCACACACAGGCGGTTCAGTACTTGCAGCAAGGTTTACAGATTGCCGAACAGCTAGGTCGGCGGGAGGACGAGGCAAAGATCCGCCACAGACTGGGTCTGTCCCTGTGGGGTGCGGGGAACCTGTCCGAGTGTCAGCACCAGCTGTACAAGGCGGCCGACCTGTTTGAGATGATCCGACGGGAGACACAGTGCAGCAACGACTACAAGTTGTCTCTCTTTGATCTCCAGACCGCATGCTACCAAGCTCTTCAG AGAGTTCTTGTGGCCCTGAACCAACAAGAGGAGGCCCTAGTTGTGGCAGAAAGAGCGTGCACCCGTGCGTTTATCGACCTCCTGCTGGAACGCCAGGCGGGCTCGGCGGGGCTCTTTAACGGCACCACAATGGACCTGTCCCCCATCACGATAGAACAGATCACCAACACCGTGAAGCAGAGGAATGCGTTTGTGCTGTCTTTCTCCATTGCAGCAGGCTTTCTCTACAGCTGGCTGCTTAGTCCTCAAGATG GTGTTATCAAGTTCCATGCGATCAGCCTGTCTGAACTGGAGAGTGACCACGAACACAGTGACACTGTCAGCATGCTGAGTTTCTCAAACACATCAATTCTTGACCACTGTATTGGTCAGGTCCGAGAAACCATTGGGGTGGAGAGTCATGTGACAGGAAATAGTGCAAGCATTAACAG ATCTCACCAGAGAGCACGACTGAATGGAAACCTGAGCGAGTCTGACGGAGAGAGCGACGACGTCTTCCAGCTACAGCTAGAGGAACTCGGAGACCGGCTCAATGCTGAGAATGACCGCACGGGCTTCCTGCGCATGGTCAACCGTGGCCATGCCTTCAACAGCTCCACCTACAGCTTGAACAGCCTCTTCAGTCTCGGAGGCAGCAGTCTCGGTGGTCCAGGGGGTTCCGTCAGGAGGGGTAACGTCAAAGGAGGCACCaccacctcctcctcctctgGAGGAAAGTCTCCGCTCACTGTGTTGTACCAATATTTGATTGGACCGATGGAAGAGACACTGCGGACCATGACCGACAATCAGGAGAATGTCGACAGCCCTGGCCCGGTCGATCTTGTTCTGGTTCTCCAGGGAGATCTGTTCCTCATCCCGTTCATGATGCTGAAGGAGAAGCAGGACCAGGAGTATCTGTTTGAGCGGTTCAACCTGATCATCGTTCCATCCATCAACGCCATTCAGAACTCGCACAAAACCGATAAGCATGGCCGGCCTGTGATAGGCTCATCAGGAGCTCTTGTGGTGGGCAATCCAAAACTGACTCCTTCGATCTGCCAGCACTGGCATCTCGGTGAGATTAGCGGTGCCGAATTCGAGGCCGGTATCGTGGGTGAGATTCTGTCATGCAGACCGCTGATTGGAGCCGAGGCAACCAAAGGATCCGTCCTACATCAGATAGAGCAGGTGGAAGTGATTCACTTTGCTGCCCACATCTCCTGGAAGCTGTCCTCCATTGTCCTGTCTCCCAGTGAATCGGTGACATCATCAGGACATTTCTCCACCATTGATTCGGACGATGCTGGTAGTGACATCAGCTCGTTCGATGGACCTGCACTGTCGGAATACCTCCTCACTGCAGCCGATATCCTGAACCTGAAACTCAATGCCAAACTAGTCGTTCTCAACTCAGCCTACACAGACGACAGAGCTGGCCGTGTGAACACCGACGGAGTTATTGGCCTTACCAGATCTCTCCTGTCAGCAGGGGCACAATGTGTCTTGTTCTCACTGTGGCCCGTGCCAGACCAGGCAACTAAAATGTTGATGCGTTCAATGTACCTGTCATTGGAGGAAGGCCAACGTGTGACTCAGGCTCTGTCCAAGGCTATTAAGACTGTCCAGTGCACGCACCAATTCTCCCACCCATctaactggggtgggtgggttctGGTGGGCAGTGATATCAAGCTCAGCAGCAAACTGGCACAGATGGGACACGCTATTTGTGAGATCCTCCAGTCTCCAACACAGTGCAGGGAGGCGATGAGAGTTCTCTTGCACCTG ATTGAGAAGTCCCTGCAGAGGATCCACCAGGGCACGAAGAACTCGATGTACACAACGTACCAGAGTATAGAGAACAAGGTGGGGGGTGTTTCTGGTTGGAAGGATCTGCTGCAGGCTGTCGGGTTCCGCTTCGAGCCATCTGCTAACGGGCTACCTCCAGCCGTGTTCTTCCCCATGACCGACCCGGCCGACAGACTCACCCAAGCCAGCAACAGCCTGCAAGCACTGCTAG gTCTTCCTCCTATTTCTGTGACAGCATTGAGCAAGTTCATCACAAATTTCGATGTTGGAGAAGCACTTATTGTTGTG ATGCGTGTGATTTTGAGTAAGCTGTCGGCCAAGGAGACTGGTATTGATGTTCTCGTCAACGTTCAGCTCTGGAGAGCTCCCGGCTGTCACGAGTTTCTCGCTTCTCTTG gtCTGGACCTGGTTGATGTTGGTCAAGACAATGTGACTCTACGACTCAGTAAACAAGCTGTGCGTCGTCATTTGCAGTTTGCGCTTCTCGCCTTAGCAGCTGTTTTTG ATGCGATGGAGGCTCCACGCAGTCACTCCCTGAACACATCCAGTAGCATGGAGAGTCTGTCATCGTCGTCACAGAGCAGCTCCATGTCAACGTCAACTTTCTCGTCGCCGCCACCGCAGTCGCCACGTGGGAAGAAGTCACTCTTCAACCCAGCTGAGATGGAGAAAATGAAACACACCAGAAGCCATTTAATGAACAAG GGTGGTCTTGTGGGCAGACAGTCCCACAGCTCTCCGTCATCCCGTTCACAGCAGCTCGACCCATCACTTCAACTCTCCCTACAGAGTGCTATCCGCAACATGTACCCTCTGAGTGGCGAGCCCAGACTGTTCCAATTTGACAGCCTCAACACAACCGACGACATGAGCGACACCCCGTCCAGCAGTCCCTGCTTCACTGACACTCCGGACACGCCCAGTCCAGTCTCACACAACAGACTGGGCACTGGGCTCTTCAGAAATGACAGAGAGAACCGCTATCACAATGGGAAAACTGTCTCTCTTGGGACATATGTGTCAAATTCTAAAACAGGTGCAGAGAAATCGGAGAGGAAGGACGacgatgatcatgatgatgtaTCAGATGTAAGAATAAGAAAAGTGTTTGAACAGACCAGTCACAATCATTTGTCTGATCAGAGAAATGGTCAGATGAATTCACCACACGACAGTGATCAAATAGATGGGGGTTCATCTAACTGTAGAAAGTTAACAGAATCAGAATCTCTAGAAAACCAAAGCACATTGTCAAATACCAGTGAAAACAAAACCTCCATATCCAAAACAAGTGAAATCAGAAAACAGTTTGAAAACATGACCAGGTTTTCTGGACAGTGTGTGTCTGTTAAAAGAGTATCTTCTATAAAGGAAGACAACAGCAGACAATGCATTGGGAATACAGTTTCAGATGATTGTGAACAAACGGCATTCAACAAAAATTGGCAGCtaagaaagaaattaatgagTCAAAGTGATCATGAGGAAACAGTAAATGGACCTCAACAGACAAATCAGCATTCATCAGAAGAGCAAGGATTTGATCAGGAGTCTGCCAAAAATAGTCCTCGATGGACAGACAAAGATGTTTCTGGTAGGAGAAAGTTGAGCAACCAAAGTGATCATGATTCCTGCTTGAATGGCTCTCAGTGGTCAGAGCATACCGAGGGTCATGGGCCATCTATATTGAGCCCAGAGGAGCTTGCCAAAAAGGTGATGGCTGATGTACCAAATGTGCGGGAAGTTGTGGAACAAATGCAGCACATGAGTTTTGTTCAGTCGCAGCAGAGCAGCATGCAGATAAGACGGGCAGGAGGTGTGGCGAGGTCAGATTCACAGCACGAGTCTCTCAAGCAGTGTGCATCACACAGTGAAGTGACTCTACCCAACACACTGTACAGTTCCAGAAACCAGCTAATGACCTCCTCATCCCCAGGTCACTTGTCAGACAGTGCAGGTTCTTACGGTGAAAGCACTAATGTGGACTATAGTTCTGGTGGTCAGAGTCATCGCAGAGTGACACCACCTTCCAGAAGTAATTCAGTGTCTCACAGTGAAACGGCTCACACAGACTTTAGTTCTGGTGGTCAGAACCATCGCAGAATCACTCCACCATCAAGAAGTAGTTCCATTACCCACAGTGAAACAGGATACACAGACTTTAATTCTAATGGTGAAAGCCATCGCAAAATCACTCCACCATCAAGAAGTAGTTCTACTGCTCATAGTGAAACAGGATACACAGACTTTAATTCTAATGGTGAAAGTCATCGCAAAATCACTCCACCCTCAAGAAGTAGTTCTGCTTCCCTTAGTGAATCATCTTATCCAGACTTTGGTGCTGGTGGTCAGTATCGCCGTAAAGTAATGCCACCATCAAAAGGAGGTTCCGTTTCTAAAGGAGAAATGTCCCATCTAGATCCCAATTCCAGTGCTGAAATTCATCGCAAAGTCACACCACcatcaaacaaaatgtttccaaaTGTAGGGCCTGtgaaaaatgaaatgattgTAAATAGTGTTACCCAGTCACCTGTACATGGACCTAACAAAAGTGATCTTGTAAATAATGTAACCCATTCCAGCAATGGACAGAGCTGTGAGAACAGTATATCCTCGGACAACAGTGAGGGAGCAGATTCAAACCTTCAGTCTTCGGTCTCTAGTGGATACCACTCTGAGAGAAACTGCCATAACGACATCGTCACCAACTCATCCAAACCGGACCGAAATGTGTACACTCAGGACTTTGTCAATCGGACTCCCGCCAACGCATACAGTTCTTCGGCACTGTCTTTCTCTTCATTCAGGCCGTACCAGCCTGCTGCTCCTCTCGTGAAAACGAACGCTCTGTCTCGCCCCGACAGCACAACCAGCACCAGCAGTCAGTATTCCACATCGTCATCCAGTCGGTCGGTCATCTACAGACCCATCCAGGAGGAACCCGGGTCTGGCATCACCACAAACCACATCCCATGTTGGAATATGAAACAGTCGGGGTCAAACTCTGGGTCAGATCCAGGCAGGCTCAGACCTTCCAAACATGTAGTAGCATTgaaaaagaacaagaagaaagTTAGCTTCTCGGACTCCGATGCGGGAGACTCTTCTAATACGAGTTTCGATACAAACAGCCGCGAAGCATCGCCTCAGAATTATAGTTTCGATAGTGCAATAAATTCCGttccaggtaatgacagttcgTTAGAGTACCACAGTCTGGGCAGGTCATATGACCACAAACATTCCACCTTTCAGCAAAACCATTCGGATCAGAATTCTCATTCTGCTAAACAGTCTTCAGAACATTCGACTGGACTCTTTCACAGGGGAGATAAGTCCCCTAAAGACGGTTCTGCCGTGACCTCTTTTCCAATGAAACAGTTTTACTTCGACAAAGACAAAAAGAATGCAGGGAAAAGTCATGTGTTGCAATCCTCAAAGTGTTAA